One genomic region from Leptospira tipperaryensis encodes:
- a CDS encoding DUF1801 domain-containing protein produces the protein MKLLKVKFKQGKEAVRSTTNAKFKTVDQYIESFPKEIQKILNEMRNLVRKSAPMAEEKISYNMPAFAYNGNLVYFAAFKNHLGFYPTSSATKEFKKDLSPYKFSKGAIQFPLDKNLPKTLISKIVKFRVKENT, from the coding sequence ATGAAGCTTCTCAAGGTGAAATTTAAACAGGGCAAGGAAGCCGTCCGCTCCACGACCAACGCGAAGTTCAAAACGGTCGATCAATACATAGAATCTTTTCCAAAAGAAATCCAAAAAATATTAAACGAAATGAGAAACCTCGTTCGAAAATCGGCGCCGATGGCCGAGGAAAAGATCAGCTACAATATGCCGGCTTTTGCATATAACGGAAATCTTGTCTATTTCGCCGCCTTTAAAAACCACCTCGGATTTTATCCCACTTCCAGCGCGACAAAAGAATTTAAAAAGGATTTATCACCTTATAAATTTTCGAAAGGTGCGATTCAATTTCCTTTGGATAAGAATTTACCGAAAACCCTCATTTCAAAGATCGTAAAGTTTAGGGTCAAAGAAAATACCTGA
- a CDS encoding MepB family protein — MIEKDLAPESFQEMKRKLLSPLGLEPTNLFVEKESAEYGACRFDLMDRKIVFRIAKITPTKAGQFVTLWKRKKGGPIEPYHIRDDIDYYMISANIQNRSGQFIFPKEVLNEKGILAGKKAGKRGFRVYPPWDVSLNKQAQGTQAWQLNYFMENDSAKPKDKKAFSDLLLLRK, encoded by the coding sequence ATGATCGAAAAGGACCTCGCACCCGAGTCGTTTCAGGAAATGAAGAGGAAACTTTTGAGTCCTCTCGGATTGGAGCCGACAAATCTTTTTGTCGAAAAGGAAAGCGCGGAATATGGGGCCTGTCGATTCGATCTCATGGATCGAAAGATTGTATTTCGAATAGCCAAGATAACTCCGACTAAAGCCGGCCAATTCGTTACTCTTTGGAAGCGAAAGAAGGGAGGCCCGATTGAACCCTATCATATTCGAGACGATATCGATTACTATATGATCTCCGCCAATATTCAAAACCGTTCCGGACAGTTTATATTTCCGAAAGAAGTTCTCAACGAAAAAGGAATTCTGGCGGGCAAGAAGGCGGGAAAGCGCGGTTTTAGAGTTTATCCCCCTTGGGACGTGTCGCTTAACAAACAGGCGCAAGGAACTCAAGCCTGGCAGTTAAATTATTTTATGGAGAATGATTCTGCTAAACCGAAAGATAAAAAGGCCTTTAGTGATCTTTTACTTTTACGAAAATGA
- a CDS encoding SURF1 family cytochrome oxidase biogenesis protein has product MLQGFFHKTEILEEATKDGEKGYLILKPFSFVREPNPSLGWPSWYAMDAVLVNVGWIPLRGVNHKYKYLSYEDPIIRNPISIYGWIRNLSNANVYEKEGVVLRKPKTITELWKEIDEKTIASDSPPYGLHSLPIYLDLIEGL; this is encoded by the coding sequence TTGCTTCAAGGATTCTTTCATAAAACGGAGATACTGGAAGAGGCAACGAAAGACGGAGAAAAAGGGTATTTGATTTTGAAACCTTTTTCCTTTGTCAGAGAGCCGAATCCGTCTTTAGGTTGGCCTTCTTGGTACGCAATGGACGCCGTGTTGGTCAATGTCGGTTGGATTCCTCTTAGGGGCGTGAATCATAAATATAAGTATCTTTCTTATGAAGATCCCATTATTAGGAATCCGATTTCGATTTACGGATGGATTCGAAACCTATCGAACGCGAACGTTTACGAGAAGGAGGGAGTCGTCCTTCGGAAGCCAAAGACTATAACCGAACTATGGAAAGAAATAGATGAGAAGACGATCGCTTCCGATTCTCCTCCGTACGGATTACACTCTCTCCCGATCTATTTGGATTTGATCGAAGGTCTGTGA
- a CDS encoding CHRD domain-containing protein — MKQKTFVLTLCILLFPALVFGKGATKYVASLKDSTQQNVNARGSVDAILDDETSKLKVSGSYEYFGTNATDILVQLEGVEAPLCTFKPPYNATNSPWKDWGSCDLNLDQKKALNAGKLYILIKTIGRPEGQVRGTIAPEAKK; from the coding sequence ATGAAACAAAAAACATTTGTATTAACGCTTTGTATTCTCCTCTTTCCGGCTTTGGTTTTTGGAAAAGGAGCAACAAAATACGTAGCGTCTTTGAAAGATTCAACCCAACAAAATGTGAACGCAAGAGGAAGTGTGGACGCGATCCTCGACGACGAAACCAGCAAACTGAAAGTTTCCGGTTCTTACGAATACTTTGGAACGAATGCCACCGATATCCTCGTTCAATTGGAAGGAGTAGAAGCTCCGCTCTGTACTTTCAAACCTCCTTACAACGCAACGAATAGTCCTTGGAAAGATTGGGGATCTTGTGATTTAAACTTGGACCAAAAGAAGGCCTTGAATGCGGGTAAACTCTACATTCTCATCAAAACTATTGGCCGCCCGGAAGGACAAGTGAGAGGAACGATTGCTCCGGAAGCAAAGAAATAA
- a CDS encoding endonuclease/exonuclease/phosphatase family protein — protein MFQSQTLDSFRISWKILLFFAALLGAESLKAQNLKLKLASFNAMFLYDEVGDEKKFPKGRIPRKESDFEKIKKHLSKIDPDILALQEVENESAVFKILPDSYSCAVTKTPGYQQEVGICWKKKFKNHEILLHPNLSLEPGLRSGIELKVFLEKKKYSFLNVHLKAGHGGRDRDLRSRQLRTLNEILKPKKDYFLFGDMNVPLGKDKKSWKILSEDLNLKNPGRYVKQSCWGHKFLIDFILTDLSISNANFRQLPFPEDDGNFDGIPESENGLSDHCPVVLEIGLE, from the coding sequence ATGTTTCAATCTCAGACTCTTGATTCCTTTCGAATTTCTTGGAAGATTCTTCTCTTTTTTGCGGCACTCCTCGGCGCCGAATCGCTCAAGGCACAGAATTTAAAACTAAAACTGGCGAGTTTTAACGCGATGTTTCTCTACGACGAGGTCGGAGATGAGAAAAAATTTCCAAAAGGAAGAATTCCAAGAAAAGAATCCGACTTCGAAAAAATCAAAAAGCATCTTTCGAAGATCGATCCCGATATTTTAGCGCTTCAAGAAGTGGAGAATGAGAGCGCCGTTTTCAAAATTCTTCCCGATTCTTATTCTTGCGCCGTTACAAAAACTCCCGGTTATCAACAAGAAGTCGGGATCTGTTGGAAAAAAAAATTTAAGAACCACGAAATTCTTCTTCACCCGAATCTTTCCTTAGAGCCCGGCTTGAGAAGCGGAATCGAGCTGAAAGTTTTCCTAGAAAAGAAGAAATATTCCTTTTTAAACGTACATCTCAAGGCCGGCCATGGAGGAAGAGACAGGGATCTCAGATCGAGACAACTAAGAACGTTAAACGAAATTCTAAAACCAAAAAAGGATTATTTTTTATTCGGAGATATGAACGTTCCCTTGGGGAAGGACAAGAAATCTTGGAAAATTCTTTCCGAAGACCTGAATTTGAAAAATCCGGGACGTTATGTGAAACAGTCCTGCTGGGGACACAAGTTTCTGATCGATTTTATTCTGACGGATCTTTCCATCTCGAATGCAAATTTCAGACAACTTCCGTTTCCGGAAGACGACGGAAACTTTGACGGAATTCCGGAAAGTGAAAATGGACTTTCCGATCATTGCCCCGTCGTTTTGGAAATCGGACTGGAATGA
- a CDS encoding cytochrome c3 family protein has product MNNRALKLSVPLIAIAAVAYLIFSPSKYVGYAPDQPIPFNHKIHAGDNKIDCKYCHTGVETSAHATVPSTSTCMNCHSLVATSKPLIKTLTKSYNENKPLEWVKVHDMPDHVQFNHSRHISRGVDCSQCHGNVAEMVKVKQVASLNMGYCVDCHRENNAPTDCSTCHR; this is encoded by the coding sequence ATGAATAACAGAGCACTGAAACTTTCGGTACCGCTCATTGCCATCGCGGCCGTAGCGTATCTGATTTTCTCTCCCTCCAAGTATGTTGGGTATGCGCCCGATCAGCCTATACCCTTCAATCATAAGATACATGCCGGAGATAATAAGATAGACTGTAAGTACTGTCACACCGGGGTAGAAACCTCAGCACACGCCACAGTCCCCTCCACATCAACTTGCATGAACTGCCACTCTCTTGTAGCAACTTCCAAACCCCTAATCAAGACGCTTACAAAATCGTATAACGAAAACAAGCCGCTTGAATGGGTTAAGGTGCACGATATGCCGGATCACGTTCAATTCAATCACTCTCGTCACATTTCGAGAGGAGTGGATTGTTCTCAGTGTCATGGAAACGTAGCGGAGATGGTCAAAGTGAAACAAGTCGCATCCCTGAATATGGGATACTGCGTGGATTGTCACAGAGAGAACAACGCACCAACCGACTGTTCAACCTGCCACAGATAA
- a CDS encoding TAT-variant-translocated molybdopterin oxidoreductase produces MDQKNFQKEKKAHWLSYDLRDKDEEVKEMQKAEFFTSPDPLIARIKSGEFDRKSFLKLMGAGVAMTSLNCVRKPIEKIVPYVDLNKADENAQYDFVKHGHSYYYASVYAGTGILVKARDGRPLKLEGNPDHPVSQGALGAAGQASIFDLYDPDRAQTPATIEGGIEVKADWATVDAKVKAALAANKGKSVVVTRPLDSPSTKSIIGDFLRTVGGGKHYEISLTSAEEVVAKGQAASYGKALIPNYHFDLANVILSIDCDFMGNWLSPEEHQKDFSKRRNLRNGAKDVNFFVAAESIPTMSGSNADLRLPIRPGDQTALALAIAAALGELGANTKDALGGATVASLASSLGVSEENIRKTAKALWSNKGKSLVVAGSLAATTKDAVDLQVLVNLLNSVLENDGKTVDHSNPKKEGSADYSGNLNSLASELKGTKVGVLFVNDVNLVYQAGEEWKNLLHQAALVVSLSDRADETALASNVLATTTHFLESWGDAEVTKGIFSIQQPAVRPLFNSRSFEDSLIAFAGGSLGGETSFYEYVKNSWTKKLGSKQKWEDLLRIGTTVKASDRKKSAGSSRNFNRSALKKIASPSAGLKLALYETSAIGDGRAANNSQLQELPDPVTKVTWDNYILLSPALAKEKGISSNDVLVLKTGNKTIELPAQIQPGMHKEAIGVAVGYGRTAAGAVGTGVGKNAYVLSENGIYSGIAVTSLEKTGKTYKLACTQHHHMLSPGFNYPDRPLVQSTSIEEYRKNPASGKAASEIPKILKDGKLVDAVGANPNYSYPGYKWGMSIDLSSCTGCGSCVIACQVENNIPVVGRDEVRVGREMHWLRIDRYYIGEPDQPETLQVAHQPMLCQHCDNAPCETVCPVLATVHSSEGINDMVYNRCVGTRYCSNNCPYKVRRFNWMQHWYNGAEGAKAPRYLGLNPEVTVRGRGVMEKCNFCSHKIAEAKIAAKNEGRVLKDGEVKTACQQSCAADAISFGNTNDKTSEVAKLSSDPRSYRVLEYLNVGPQVAYLTRVRSSI; encoded by the coding sequence ATGGATCAAAAAAATTTCCAAAAAGAAAAGAAGGCTCACTGGCTCTCTTATGATCTCAGAGACAAAGACGAAGAAGTTAAGGAAATGCAAAAAGCTGAATTCTTTACTTCTCCGGATCCTTTGATCGCGAGAATTAAGTCGGGAGAATTCGATCGCAAATCCTTTCTCAAATTGATGGGCGCCGGGGTCGCGATGACCTCTCTCAATTGTGTTCGTAAACCGATTGAGAAGATCGTTCCTTATGTGGATCTCAATAAGGCCGACGAAAACGCACAATATGATTTCGTAAAACACGGACATTCTTACTACTATGCTTCCGTTTACGCGGGAACCGGGATTCTTGTAAAAGCAAGAGACGGTCGTCCCCTCAAACTGGAAGGAAATCCGGATCACCCGGTTTCTCAAGGCGCGCTCGGCGCTGCGGGGCAGGCTTCTATTTTCGATCTTTATGATCCGGATAGAGCTCAAACTCCCGCTACCATCGAAGGTGGTATTGAAGTAAAAGCGGATTGGGCGACCGTTGACGCAAAAGTTAAAGCGGCTCTCGCGGCGAACAAAGGAAAGTCGGTCGTTGTTACAAGACCGCTCGATTCTCCTTCCACGAAGTCGATCATCGGTGATTTTCTTCGCACGGTTGGCGGTGGAAAACACTACGAGATTTCTCTTACTTCTGCGGAAGAAGTTGTAGCAAAAGGGCAGGCCGCTTCGTACGGAAAGGCTCTGATTCCGAACTATCACTTCGATCTCGCGAACGTTATTCTTTCTATCGATTGCGACTTTATGGGCAATTGGCTTTCTCCCGAAGAACACCAAAAAGATTTTTCTAAAAGAAGAAATCTTCGTAACGGTGCGAAGGACGTAAACTTCTTCGTAGCGGCGGAATCCATCCCTACGATGTCGGGATCCAATGCGGATCTTCGTCTTCCGATTCGTCCTGGGGATCAAACCGCTCTCGCTCTTGCGATCGCGGCGGCTCTCGGCGAACTCGGAGCCAACACAAAAGACGCGTTAGGCGGCGCTACCGTTGCGAGCCTTGCTTCTTCCTTAGGTGTGAGCGAAGAGAATATCCGTAAGACGGCAAAAGCTCTTTGGTCCAACAAAGGCAAGTCTCTCGTGGTTGCGGGAAGTCTCGCGGCGACGACCAAAGACGCAGTGGATCTTCAAGTTCTTGTAAACCTTCTCAACAGCGTTTTGGAAAACGACGGTAAAACCGTGGATCATTCCAATCCGAAAAAAGAAGGCTCTGCGGATTATTCGGGCAATCTGAATTCTTTAGCTTCCGAGCTGAAAGGAACCAAAGTAGGAGTTCTTTTTGTAAACGACGTCAACCTGGTTTATCAAGCGGGAGAAGAATGGAAAAACCTTCTTCACCAAGCCGCGTTAGTCGTTTCTTTGAGCGATCGTGCCGACGAGACTGCGCTTGCGTCTAACGTTCTCGCGACCACCACTCACTTCCTCGAGTCTTGGGGAGATGCCGAAGTTACAAAAGGAATTTTCTCGATCCAACAACCTGCGGTTCGTCCTCTCTTCAACTCTCGTTCTTTTGAAGACAGTTTGATCGCTTTTGCGGGCGGATCTCTCGGCGGAGAAACGAGCTTTTACGAATACGTAAAAAATTCTTGGACTAAAAAACTCGGTTCTAAACAAAAATGGGAAGACCTCTTAAGAATCGGAACCACCGTAAAGGCGTCCGATCGTAAGAAGTCCGCCGGTTCTTCTCGGAACTTCAACCGTTCCGCTCTCAAAAAGATCGCTTCTCCTTCTGCGGGGCTCAAACTCGCGTTGTATGAAACCTCTGCGATCGGAGACGGTAGAGCCGCGAACAATTCTCAGCTCCAAGAACTTCCGGATCCGGTAACCAAAGTTACCTGGGACAACTACATTCTTCTTTCTCCCGCTCTTGCAAAAGAAAAGGGAATCTCTTCCAACGACGTTCTGGTTTTAAAAACCGGAAACAAAACGATCGAACTTCCGGCGCAGATCCAACCTGGAATGCACAAAGAAGCGATCGGTGTTGCGGTCGGTTACGGAAGAACCGCTGCGGGCGCCGTTGGAACCGGAGTTGGTAAGAATGCTTATGTTCTTTCCGAAAACGGAATCTATTCCGGAATCGCAGTCACTTCTCTGGAGAAAACAGGAAAGACTTACAAGTTGGCTTGCACTCAGCATCACCACATGTTGTCTCCCGGTTTTAACTACCCGGATCGTCCTCTCGTTCAATCCACTTCCATTGAAGAATATCGTAAAAACCCAGCTTCCGGCAAGGCAGCATCCGAGATTCCTAAGATTCTCAAAGACGGAAAACTCGTGGATGCGGTCGGAGCGAATCCGAATTATTCTTACCCCGGTTACAAATGGGGAATGAGTATCGACCTTTCTTCCTGCACAGGTTGTGGTTCTTGTGTGATCGCTTGTCAGGTGGAGAACAACATCCCGGTCGTTGGCCGTGATGAAGTTCGCGTGGGTCGCGAGATGCACTGGCTCCGTATCGACCGTTATTACATCGGCGAGCCGGATCAACCGGAAACTCTCCAAGTGGCTCATCAGCCTATGCTCTGCCAGCACTGCGACAACGCTCCTTGTGAGACCGTTTGTCCGGTTCTTGCAACCGTTCATAGTTCCGAAGGGATCAACGACATGGTTTACAACCGTTGTGTGGGAACTCGTTACTGCTCGAACAACTGTCCTTACAAAGTGAGACGTTTTAACTGGATGCAACACTGGTATAACGGTGCGGAAGGCGCGAAGGCTCCTCGTTATCTGGGACTCAATCCTGAAGTTACGGTTCGCGGTCGCGGGGTAATGGAAAAATGTAATTTCTGTTCTCACAAAATCGCGGAAGCGAAGATCGCCGCTAAAAACGAAGGTCGCGTTCTGAAAGACGGAGAAGTCAAAACCGCTTGCCAACAAAGTTGCGCCGCGGATGCGATCAGCTTCGGCAATACGAACGACAAAACTTCCGAAGTTGCGAAACTTTCTTCCGATCCAAGATCGTATCGTGTTCTCGAATATCTGAACGTCGGTCCTCAGGTTGCGTACCTGACCCGAGTCAGAAGCTCAATTTAA